From the Acidovorax carolinensis genome, one window contains:
- a CDS encoding exodeoxyribonuclease III, with amino-acid sequence MFKLTSLNLNGIRSATSKGVEPWIASMRPDCICVQEVKAQAADVATRFEKLAGMQGHFHFAQKKGYSGVGIYTRHEPSEVIAGYGSPEFDAEGRYIELRFDTPARKLSIISAYFPSGSSGEERQLAKYRFLDAFHPHLMTAKSEREFILCGDINIAHQQIDLKNWRSNQKNSGFLPEERAWMTKLLHTTDPGGGLVDVYRQLQPTATDTAYTWWSNRGQAYANNVGWRLDYHLATPALAALARTEHIYKDEKFSDHAPITVDYDFTL; translated from the coding sequence TTGTTCAAGTTAACCAGCCTCAATCTCAACGGCATCCGTTCCGCCACCAGCAAAGGCGTGGAACCCTGGATCGCAAGCATGCGGCCGGATTGTATTTGTGTGCAGGAAGTGAAGGCCCAGGCGGCCGATGTCGCCACGCGCTTCGAAAAGCTTGCCGGCATGCAGGGCCATTTTCACTTCGCCCAGAAGAAAGGCTACTCGGGGGTCGGAATCTACACGCGCCATGAGCCCAGCGAAGTCATCGCCGGCTATGGTTCACCCGAATTTGACGCCGAGGGCCGGTATATCGAACTGCGTTTCGACACACCCGCGCGCAAGCTGTCCATCATCAGCGCCTATTTCCCCAGCGGCTCGTCGGGCGAGGAACGCCAGCTGGCCAAATACCGCTTTCTCGATGCCTTCCACCCGCACCTCATGACCGCCAAGAGCGAGCGGGAGTTCATCCTGTGCGGCGACATCAACATTGCGCACCAGCAAATCGACCTGAAGAACTGGCGCAGCAACCAGAAAAACAGCGGCTTCCTGCCCGAAGAACGCGCCTGGATGACAAAGTTGTTACACACAACTGACCCCGGCGGCGGGCTGGTGGACGTTTACCGTCAGTTACAACCGACGGCCACCGACACCGCCTACACGTGGTGGAGCAACCGCGGCCAGGCCTATGCCAACAACGTGGGATGGCGCCTGGACTACCACCTCGCCACCCCCGCGCTGGCAGCCCTCGCGCGCACCGAGCACATTTACAAGGACGAGAAATTCTCGGACCATGCGCCCATCACCGTGGATTACGACTTCACGCTCTGA
- the pyrE gene encoding orotate phosphoribosyltransferase, which yields MVNVGARTPEQGRLAQDFVRFAVEAGVLRFGEFKTKAGRLSPYFFNAGLFDDGDKLGRLAEFYAKALLASGMEFDMVFGPAYKGIPLAATVAVELARQGRNVPFAYNRKEAKDHGEGGTLVGAPLQGRVLIVDDVMSAGTAARESIAIIRAAGAVPHAVAIALDRQEKATENGRDVEHSAVQYVRQQLGMQVCAIATLADLLLYLSQKEGTEMSAHHERVLAYRQRYGVNEGSSS from the coding sequence ATGGTGAATGTTGGCGCGCGCACCCCCGAACAGGGCCGTCTGGCGCAGGATTTTGTCCGTTTTGCTGTCGAGGCAGGCGTGCTGCGATTCGGTGAGTTCAAAACCAAGGCGGGACGCCTGAGCCCCTACTTCTTCAACGCAGGTCTCTTCGACGACGGGGACAAGCTGGGCCGCCTTGCAGAATTTTATGCAAAAGCCCTGCTGGCCAGCGGCATGGAATTCGACATGGTGTTTGGCCCGGCCTACAAGGGCATTCCATTGGCTGCCACGGTGGCCGTGGAACTGGCGCGCCAGGGGCGCAACGTGCCCTTCGCCTACAACCGCAAGGAAGCCAAGGACCATGGCGAAGGCGGCACGCTGGTGGGCGCGCCGCTCCAGGGGCGGGTGCTGATTGTTGATGATGTGATGTCGGCAGGCACTGCCGCGCGCGAGTCGATTGCCATCATCCGTGCGGCCGGCGCTGTGCCGCATGCCGTGGCCATTGCGCTGGATCGGCAGGAAAAAGCCACCGAGAATGGGCGCGATGTCGAGCACAGCGCCGTGCAGTATGTGCGCCAGCAACTGGGCATGCAGGTGTGCGCCATCGCAACGCTGGCAGACTTATTGCTGTATCTGTCCCAAAAGGAAGGGACGGAGATGAGTGCACACCACGAACGGGTGCTGGCCTATCGCCAGCGGTACGGAGTCAACGAAGGGTCATCCAGTTGA
- a CDS encoding DUF4124 domain-containing protein: MGAGVVAGLVVPCAWAQQASAGSIYTCVDRQGRRLTADRPIAECLDREQRELGPTGTVRRQIGPSLTEQERAALDVQRRKEAEERARQQEERRRERVLIARYPDKAAHDVERAAAIQLLDDITAIAEKRMVELQLQRKALDSEMEFYQRDPAKAPMALRRKIAESDEAMAEQQRFVVNQDLEKRRIHQRYDAELAQLRRLWAAQLVPATTTPELLLPAASR, translated from the coding sequence ATGGGAGCGGGGGTGGTCGCCGGCCTGGTAGTGCCCTGCGCGTGGGCGCAGCAGGCCAGCGCCGGCAGCATCTATACCTGTGTCGATCGCCAGGGGCGTCGCCTGACGGCAGACCGCCCCATTGCTGAATGCCTGGACCGCGAACAGCGTGAACTGGGCCCCACGGGCACCGTGCGACGCCAGATTGGCCCCTCGCTCACCGAGCAGGAGCGGGCTGCCCTGGACGTGCAGCGTCGCAAGGAGGCGGAGGAGCGTGCTCGCCAGCAGGAAGAGCGCCGCCGCGAGCGGGTTCTCATCGCCCGCTACCCCGACAAGGCGGCCCATGACGTGGAGCGTGCCGCAGCGATTCAGCTGCTCGATGACATCACCGCCATCGCCGAAAAGCGCATGGTGGAACTTCAGCTGCAGCGCAAGGCCCTGGATTCGGAAATGGAGTTCTACCAGCGGGACCCGGCGAAGGCGCCGATGGCGTTGCGCCGCAAGATTGCCGAAAGCGATGAAGCCATGGCGGAGCAGCAGCGCTTCGTCGTCAATCAGGACCTGGAAAAGCGTCGCATTCACCAGCGCTACGACGCAGAGCTGGCACAACTGCGCAGGCTGTGGGCCGCACAGCTGGTGCCAGCAACGACCACCCCTGAATTATTACTGCCCGCTGCTTCGCGCTGA
- the gatB gene encoding Asp-tRNA(Asn)/Glu-tRNA(Gln) amidotransferase subunit GatB: protein MTSKLIHGYEVVIGFETHTQLATQSKIFSRAPTAFGAEPNTQACAVDLALPGTLPVMNREAVACAIKLGLALGSHIAPVSIFARKNYFYPDLPKGYQISQFEIPVVQGGEVEFFLGNEKKTVRLVRAHLEEDAGKSLHEEFHGMSGIDLNRAGTPLLEIVTEPDMRSSEEAVAYAKELHKIVTWIGICDGNMQEGSFRCDANVSVRKPGAPLGTRREIKNLNSFKFMQQAIDYEIRWQIEQIEDGHAIQQATVLFDPDTGETRAMRTKEDAADYRYFPDPDLPPLHISEQWVQEQRALMAELPRTMAARFVADYGLPEYDATTLTQSKAMAAYFEAVAKACGQPKLASNWIMGEVSRRLNAGEIGIERAPVPSAQLAALIARIADGTISNNAARQVFDVLWAGESADVDAIIESKGLKQMNDTGALEKIIDKVIAANADNVAQFRAGKDKAFNALVGQIMKASKGKANPQQVNDLLRARLANQG from the coding sequence ATGACCAGCAAATTGATCCACGGCTACGAAGTCGTCATCGGCTTCGAAACCCACACCCAGCTCGCCACGCAGAGCAAGATTTTCAGCCGCGCCCCCACGGCCTTCGGCGCGGAGCCCAACACCCAGGCCTGCGCGGTGGACCTGGCCCTGCCCGGCACGCTACCCGTGATGAACCGCGAAGCGGTGGCCTGCGCTATCAAATTGGGACTGGCGCTCGGCTCCCACATTGCGCCCGTGAGCATTTTTGCGCGCAAGAATTACTTCTACCCCGACCTGCCCAAGGGCTACCAGATCAGCCAGTTCGAAATCCCGGTGGTGCAGGGCGGCGAGGTCGAGTTCTTCCTGGGCAACGAGAAAAAGACCGTGCGCCTGGTGCGCGCCCACCTGGAAGAAGACGCGGGCAAGTCGCTGCACGAAGAATTCCACGGCATGAGCGGCATCGACCTGAACCGCGCCGGCACGCCGCTGCTGGAGATCGTGACCGAGCCCGACATGCGCTCGTCCGAAGAAGCCGTGGCCTACGCCAAGGAACTGCACAAGATCGTGACCTGGATCGGCATCTGCGACGGCAACATGCAGGAAGGCAGCTTCCGCTGCGATGCCAACGTGTCGGTGCGCAAGCCCGGCGCCCCTTTAGGCACGCGCCGCGAGATCAAGAACCTGAACAGCTTCAAGTTCATGCAGCAGGCCATCGACTACGAGATCCGCTGGCAGATCGAGCAGATTGAAGACGGCCACGCCATCCAGCAGGCCACCGTGCTGTTCGACCCCGACACGGGCGAAACGCGTGCGATGCGCACCAAGGAGGACGCCGCGGACTACCGCTACTTTCCGGACCCGGACCTGCCCCCGCTCCATATTTCAGAGCAATGGGTGCAAGAGCAGCGTGCGCTGATGGCCGAATTGCCCCGAACCATGGCCGCGCGTTTCGTGGCGGACTATGGCCTGCCGGAATACGACGCCACCACGCTCACGCAAAGCAAAGCCATGGCGGCTTACTTCGAGGCGGTGGCCAAGGCCTGCGGTCAGCCCAAGTTGGCCAGCAACTGGATCATGGGCGAGGTGTCGCGCCGCCTGAACGCGGGCGAGATCGGCATCGAGCGGGCACCGGTACCCTCCGCGCAGCTGGCAGCACTGATCGCGCGCATTGCCGACGGCACGATTTCCAACAACGCCGCCCGGCAGGTGTTTGACGTGCTGTGGGCCGGTGAATCGGCGGATGTGGACGCCATCATCGAGTCCAAAGGCCTCAAGCAGATGAACGACACGGGCGCGTTGGAGAAAATCATCGACAAGGTGATTGCCGCCAACGCCGACAACGTGGCCCAGTTCCGCGCCGGCAAGGACAAGGCGTTCAATGCACTCGTGGGCCAGATCATGAAGGCCAGCAAGGGCAAAGCCAATCCGCAGCAGGTCAACGACTTGCTGCGCGCGCGGCTGGCAAACCAGGGTTGA
- the gatA gene encoding Asp-tRNA(Asn)/Glu-tRNA(Gln) amidotransferase subunit GatA, whose amino-acid sequence MSIATTQALHDLGVADLAAGLRAKQFSAVEAARHFLARAKAHQNMGAFVALNEDATLAQALAADARIAAGTAGALEGVPIAHKDIFVTRDFPSTAGSKMLAGYQSPFDATVVTKLADAGAVTLGKLNCDEFAMGSANENSAVAPVGFAAPAPVRNPWDTSRIPGGSSGGSAVAVAARLAPATTGTDTGGSIRQPASFCGITGIKPTYGRASRYGMIAFASSLDQAGPMARSAEDCALLLSAMCGPDPDRDSTSLDVPAENFSAKLNDSIDGLRIGIPAEFFGEGLAPDVRAAVDAALKEYEKLGAKLVPISLPRTELSIPVYYIIAPAEASSNLSRFDGVKFGHRAKNYTDLVDMYKKTRAEGFGDEVKRRIMIGTYVLSHGYYDAYYLQAQKIRRMIADDFQNAFKECDLIAGPVAPTVAWKLGEHGNDPLADYLADIFTLPASLAGLPGMSVPAGFGEGGMPVGLQLIGNYFQEARLLNTAHRLQQATDFHLRQPGGL is encoded by the coding sequence ATGAGCATAGCTACCACCCAAGCCCTGCACGACCTAGGCGTTGCCGACCTGGCCGCCGGCCTGCGCGCCAAGCAATTTTCTGCCGTTGAAGCCGCCCGCCATTTCCTGGCCCGCGCGAAGGCGCACCAAAATATGGGCGCATTTGTGGCACTGAACGAAGACGCCACCCTGGCGCAAGCCTTGGCCGCCGATGCCCGCATTGCCGCTGGCACGGCGGGCGCGCTGGAAGGCGTGCCGATTGCCCACAAGGACATCTTCGTCACGCGCGACTTCCCCAGCACTGCGGGCTCCAAAATGCTGGCGGGCTACCAGTCGCCATTTGACGCCACCGTGGTCACCAAGCTCGCTGACGCGGGCGCTGTGACCCTTGGCAAACTCAACTGCGACGAGTTCGCGATGGGCTCGGCCAACGAGAACTCGGCCGTGGCCCCCGTAGGCTTCGCCGCCCCCGCCCCTGTGCGCAACCCCTGGGACACCAGCCGCATTCCCGGTGGCTCGTCGGGCGGCAGCGCTGTGGCGGTGGCAGCGCGCCTGGCGCCAGCCACGACCGGCACCGACACCGGCGGCTCCATCCGCCAACCTGCCTCATTCTGCGGCATCACCGGCATCAAGCCCACCTATGGCCGCGCCAGCCGCTACGGCATGATCGCATTCGCCTCCAGCCTCGACCAGGCTGGCCCCATGGCCCGCTCTGCCGAAGACTGCGCGCTGCTGCTGTCCGCCATGTGCGGCCCCGACCCAGACCGCGACTCCACCTCGCTCGACGTGCCTGCCGAAAACTTCAGCGCCAAGCTGAACGACAGCATCGACGGCCTGCGCATCGGCATCCCCGCCGAATTTTTTGGCGAAGGTCTGGCCCCCGACGTGCGCGCTGCCGTGGATGCGGCGCTCAAGGAATACGAAAAGCTCGGCGCCAAGCTCGTGCCCATCTCGTTGCCCCGGACGGAGCTCTCGATCCCCGTCTACTACATCATTGCCCCAGCCGAGGCTTCGTCCAACCTTTCGCGCTTCGACGGCGTGAAGTTCGGCCACCGCGCCAAGAACTACACCGACCTGGTGGACATGTACAAGAAGACCCGCGCCGAAGGCTTTGGTGACGAGGTCAAGCGCCGCATCATGATTGGCACCTATGTGCTGAGCCATGGCTACTACGACGCCTACTACCTGCAGGCGCAAAAAATCCGCCGCATGATCGCCGACGACTTCCAGAACGCCTTCAAAGAATGCGATCTGATCGCCGGCCCCGTGGCACCCACGGTGGCCTGGAAGCTGGGCGAGCACGGCAACGACCCGCTGGCCGACTACCTGGCCGACATCTTCACGCTGCCCGCATCGCTGGCCGGCCTGCCCGGCATGAGCGTTCCGGCGGGCTTTGGCGAGGGCGGTATGCCCGTGGGACTGCAGCTGATCGGCAACTACTTCCAGGAGGCCCGCCTGCTGAACACTGCGCACCGCCTGCAGCAAGCCACCGATTTCCACCTCCGCCAACCCGGAGGTCTGTGA
- the gatC gene encoding Asp-tRNA(Asn)/Glu-tRNA(Gln) amidotransferase subunit GatC: MALTPQDIGRIANLARLELTPSESERMLTQLNGFFDIVEKMRAVDTSGLTPLAHPVAAIQDVALRLREDVASEPNQREANQKSAPAVERGLFLVPKVIE, from the coding sequence ATGGCACTGACACCCCAGGACATCGGCCGCATTGCCAACTTGGCACGGCTTGAGCTGACACCTTCCGAAAGTGAGCGCATGCTGACCCAGCTCAACGGCTTTTTTGACATCGTGGAAAAGATGCGGGCAGTGGACACCTCGGGCCTCACACCCCTGGCACACCCTGTCGCGGCCATCCAGGATGTGGCCCTGCGGCTGCGCGAGGACGTGGCCAGCGAGCCCAACCAGCGCGAAGCCAACCAGAAGAGCGCCCCCGCTGTCGAGCGCGGCCTGTTCCTCGTCCCCAAAGTGATCGAGTGA
- a CDS encoding rod shape-determining protein encodes MFGAFRRYFSTDLAIDLGTANTLIFARDKGIVLDEPSVVAIRHEGGPHGKKVIQAVGREAKAMLGKVPGNIEAIRPMKDGVIADFVITEQMIKQFIKMVHPRTLFTPSPRIIICVPCGSTQVERRAIKDAAEAAGATAVYLIEEPMAAGIGAGLPVSEASGSMVVDIGGGTTEVGVISLGGMVYKGSVRVGGDKFDEAIISYIRRNYGMLIGEPTAEAIKKNIGSAFPGSEVREMEVKGRNLSEGVPRSFTISSNEVLEALTDPLNQIVSAVKNALEQTPPELGADIADRGMMLTGGGALLRDLDRLLAEETGLPVLVAEDPLTCVVRGCGIALERMDRLGSIFTSE; translated from the coding sequence ATGTTCGGAGCTTTCCGTCGGTATTTCTCCACCGACCTTGCCATTGATCTTGGCACTGCCAATACTCTCATTTTCGCCCGCGACAAAGGGATTGTGCTCGATGAGCCCTCTGTCGTTGCCATCCGCCACGAGGGCGGACCCCATGGCAAGAAAGTGATTCAGGCTGTCGGCCGTGAGGCCAAGGCCATGCTGGGCAAGGTGCCTGGCAACATTGAAGCCATCCGGCCCATGAAAGACGGCGTGATTGCCGACTTCGTGATCACCGAGCAGATGATCAAGCAGTTCATCAAGATGGTGCACCCGCGCACGTTGTTCACCCCCAGCCCGCGCATCATCATCTGCGTGCCCTGCGGCTCCACCCAGGTTGAGCGCCGCGCCATCAAGGACGCGGCTGAAGCTGCGGGCGCCACGGCGGTCTACCTGATCGAAGAGCCCATGGCGGCAGGTATTGGCGCGGGTCTGCCCGTTTCCGAAGCCAGCGGTTCGATGGTGGTGGATATTGGTGGCGGCACTACCGAGGTGGGCGTGATTTCATTGGGCGGCATGGTCTACAAGGGCAGCGTCCGTGTGGGCGGCGACAAGTTCGACGAGGCCATCATCAGCTACATCCGCCGCAACTACGGCATGCTGATTGGCGAGCCCACGGCCGAAGCCATCAAGAAAAACATCGGTTCGGCCTTTCCTGGCTCCGAAGTGCGCGAGATGGAAGTCAAGGGTCGCAACTTGAGTGAAGGTGTGCCGCGCAGCTTCACCATCTCCAGCAACGAAGTGCTGGAAGCACTGACCGATCCGCTCAACCAGATCGTTTCGGCCGTCAAGAATGCGCTGGAGCAGACACCGCCCGAACTGGGCGCCGACATTGCCGACCGCGGCATGATGCTCACCGGTGGCGGCGCCTTGCTGCGCGACCTGGACCGCTTGCTGGCCGAGGAAACCGGCCTGCCCGTGCTGGTTGCCGAGGACCCGTTGACCTGCGTGGTGCGAGGCTGCGGCATCGCGCTGGAGCGCATGGACCGCCTGGGCAGCATTTTTACCAGCGAGTAA
- the mreC gene encoding rod shape-determining protein MreC yields the protein MSLGTLERSAPPFFKQGPSALSKLALYSALALFLMVADVRFQLTGTVRQAVATILYPVQWLMLQPVEFVAQGSGYFQSLKAAQEDADAARKQMTLMSQRSIQAEQLMQENARLRQLLDLRTRLETPAQAAQVLYDTADPYTRRVVVDQGRVAGVELGAPVLDEKGVLGQVTRVHPFVSEVTLLIDRDQAIPVLNIRTGVRGVAYGDPVAGHAGGMELRFMPANADIQEGDLLTTSGVDGLYPPGLPVAKVVRVERRADSAFARIYCAPIAGVQGARHVMLLKPAAEPMPARPEPDAALPGKKGARK from the coding sequence ATGTCGCTCGGAACCCTTGAGCGCAGCGCGCCGCCATTTTTCAAGCAAGGGCCTTCGGCCCTGTCCAAGCTGGCCCTCTACAGCGCGTTGGCGCTGTTTTTGATGGTGGCCGATGTGCGCTTTCAACTCACGGGTACGGTGCGCCAGGCGGTGGCCACCATTCTTTACCCGGTGCAATGGTTGATGCTGCAGCCCGTCGAGTTCGTCGCGCAGGGCAGTGGCTACTTCCAGTCCTTGAAAGCGGCCCAGGAAGACGCCGATGCGGCCCGCAAGCAAATGACCTTGATGTCACAGCGCTCGATTCAGGCGGAGCAGCTGATGCAGGAAAACGCGCGATTGCGTCAATTGCTGGACCTTCGAACCCGGCTGGAAACCCCTGCACAGGCGGCGCAGGTGCTCTATGACACCGCGGATCCCTACACCCGGCGGGTGGTGGTGGACCAGGGCCGCGTGGCAGGGGTGGAGCTGGGTGCGCCGGTGCTCGACGAGAAGGGGGTGCTGGGGCAGGTTACGCGCGTGCATCCGTTCGTGAGTGAGGTCACCCTGCTGATTGACCGCGATCAGGCCATTCCGGTATTGAACATCCGCACCGGGGTCCGGGGCGTCGCCTACGGAGACCCGGTGGCGGGCCATGCCGGGGGCATGGAGCTGCGCTTCATGCCGGCGAACGCCGACATCCAGGAGGGGGATCTGCTCACGACCAGTGGTGTCGATGGGCTTTATCCCCCGGGTTTGCCCGTCGCCAAGGTGGTGCGTGTGGAGCGGCGGGCCGACTCTGCTTTTGCCCGCATTTATTGCGCCCCTATTGCCGGGGTGCAGGGAGCGCGCCATGTGATGCTGCTCAAGCCGGCAGCAGAGCCCATGCCCGCGCGGCCTGAACCCGACGCGGCGCTTCCTGGCAAGAAGGGGGCGCGCAAATGA
- the mreD gene encoding rod shape-determining protein MreD, with product MIMPRGQPLLLPVNPAFIVSSLVVGLAINFVPLGRVVWMPDILMLLLTFWVVHQPQRIGMGIAFMLGLCMDVHQSSWLGQHALIYAVLSFGAMSMHRRLLWFSVPSQALQVFPLFLLAHAVELLLRMVGGGIFPGFWGLLAPMLEALLWPLASWVLLAPQRRPPDRDENRPL from the coding sequence ATGATCATGCCGCGCGGGCAGCCATTGCTGCTGCCGGTCAATCCGGCCTTCATTGTTTCCAGTCTGGTGGTAGGCCTGGCGATCAACTTTGTGCCGCTGGGGCGCGTGGTGTGGATGCCCGATATCCTGATGCTGCTGCTGACGTTCTGGGTGGTGCACCAGCCCCAGCGTATCGGCATGGGTATCGCCTTCATGTTGGGCCTGTGCATGGATGTCCACCAGTCGTCCTGGCTGGGTCAGCACGCGCTGATCTACGCGGTGTTGTCGTTTGGCGCAATGTCCATGCACCGGCGCCTGCTGTGGTTCAGCGTGCCGTCGCAGGCCTTGCAGGTGTTCCCCTTGTTTTTGCTGGCCCATGCGGTGGAGCTGTTGTTGCGCATGGTGGGCGGTGGAATCTTTCCCGGTTTCTGGGGGCTGCTCGCGCCGATGCTGGAGGCGTTGCTCTGGCCCCTGGCCAGCTGGGTGCTGCTGGCGCCGCAGCGCCGTCCGCCGGATCGCGATGAGAACCGGCCCTTGTGA